A region from the Sutcliffiella horikoshii genome encodes:
- a CDS encoding YjcZ family sporulation protein, protein MGYYGGYPYGVGGANYGYGCGNQGGTFVLIVVLFILLIIVGASKFY, encoded by the coding sequence ATGGGTTACTATGGAGGCTATCCTTATGGTGTAGGTGGCGCTAACTACGGCTACGGTTGTGGCAACCAAGGCGGCACATTCGTGCTAATCGTTGTTCTATTCATTCTTTTGATCATCGTTGGTGCATCTAAATTCTATTAA
- a CDS encoding stage VI sporulation protein F: protein MDNNIFKGIEKKTGVNMKDVFELANSMQNANFKDEQTVRNLVSRVATLANKKVPKELEDKIVNTLINGNKPVDMGTISKMLNEKKK, encoded by the coding sequence GTGGATAATAATATTTTTAAAGGCATTGAGAAAAAGACGGGCGTAAACATGAAGGACGTATTTGAGCTTGCCAATTCTATGCAGAATGCGAATTTCAAAGACGAGCAGACGGTGCGTAATTTGGTGTCTCGTGTAGCGACGTTGGCGAATAAGAAGGTACCTAAGGAATTGGAAGATAAGATTGTTAATACATTGATTAATGGGAATAAGCCTGTTGATATGGGGACTATTTCGAAGATGTTGAATGAGAAGAAGAAGTAA
- the sda gene encoding sporulation histidine kinase inhibitor Sda translates to MKTLDPHHNCSITKLSDESLQFAYENAKAENLDHYFILLLEAELLKRKEGCLY, encoded by the coding sequence TTGAAAACATTGGATCCTCACCATAACTGTTCCATCACCAAATTGTCCGATGAATCTCTCCAGTTTGCATATGAAAACGCGAAGGCAGAAAATCTAGATCACTATTTCATTCTACTACTGGAAGCAGAGTTACTGAAACGAAAAGAAGGATGCTTGTACTAA
- a CDS encoding UvrD-helicase domain-containing protein: MKYAVWKERTLHIKTMARELYQEVYDAGVKGDLTCKICGESVKLYLGLKKEPHFYHIDASIAHEEKVPKTKTAVAQKQEYVERDGFRYPKSRTVIAEKEKPVDTWKAPMPLTHLPIFIKEHTKSHSNISGFFYGLQEKNIFLDPAQQEAVSTVDGPLLVLAGAGSGKTRVLITRVAYMVQEEKIDPKSIMLITFTAKAANEMKERLRLYESPGSRMFTTLLSGTFHSIFYRMLQHHHPERWNGDNLLKWDWQKEQFLKQAGRKLGLDEKDFPFDQAIQQIGYWKNNMQTPKAIKPTSKLEEQFQSLYQDYEDWKREKNVFDFDDMLLGCYELLMENPALLAKYQERFQYFLIDEFQDINKVQYETMKLLAKSGNICAVGDDDQSIYAFRGSSPDYILNFHRDFPSTKVVTLSENYRSTHTIVASANQVIEKNKNRRVKKMIAQRDNKQFPILFYPYDEEEEATIIVQDMKEQIEQGATPSDFAILYRTHSAARAIFERLSQSGLPFKLDQDYESFYKRRIVKGILGFLRLSRDANDVQALSDILPALFLKQSNLQDAKAISILEDCSLVKALSKLTNAQPFQVKKIKRIIPLFKTLANVSPSVALEMIEKDMGFDDYIKKRGNEGNSLEKGSDDIRDLKVVARKFKSISDFLDHVEDMIAKTDEMKRLSKQYSNAIHLSTIHRSKGLEYTHVYVLSAVDGSLPHDFALESYRNGELGALEEERRLLYVAMTRAKETLLLSVPMNRRGKKAYMTRFIKDIL; the protein is encoded by the coding sequence ATGAAGTATGCTGTTTGGAAAGAACGAACATTACATATAAAAACAATGGCAAGAGAATTGTATCAAGAGGTGTATGACGCCGGCGTAAAGGGCGATCTCACATGCAAAATCTGTGGTGAGAGTGTCAAGCTCTATTTAGGTCTTAAAAAAGAACCTCATTTTTATCACATAGATGCTTCTATAGCTCATGAAGAAAAAGTGCCGAAGACAAAAACAGCGGTAGCGCAAAAACAAGAATATGTGGAGCGAGATGGATTCCGTTATCCTAAATCCAGAACTGTTATTGCGGAAAAAGAAAAGCCAGTGGATACATGGAAAGCACCAATGCCGCTGACACATCTACCTATCTTTATTAAAGAACATACGAAAAGCCATTCAAATATAAGTGGGTTTTTCTATGGGTTACAAGAAAAAAATATATTTTTAGATCCCGCCCAGCAAGAAGCTGTTTCGACAGTAGATGGACCATTGCTAGTACTGGCAGGTGCCGGCAGCGGAAAAACTCGGGTATTGATCACTCGTGTCGCTTATATGGTCCAAGAGGAGAAAATCGATCCAAAATCCATCATGCTGATTACCTTCACAGCCAAGGCAGCAAATGAGATGAAAGAACGACTTCGATTATATGAATCACCCGGTTCAAGAATGTTCACCACTCTTTTATCCGGTACATTCCACAGTATTTTCTACAGAATGCTTCAACACCATCACCCTGAGAGATGGAACGGCGACAATTTATTGAAATGGGATTGGCAAAAGGAGCAATTTTTAAAACAAGCCGGTCGCAAGCTTGGTTTGGACGAAAAGGATTTTCCATTTGATCAGGCCATTCAACAAATAGGTTATTGGAAAAACAACATGCAAACACCAAAGGCCATTAAACCAACAAGTAAGCTAGAAGAACAGTTTCAGAGTTTGTATCAGGACTATGAGGACTGGAAGCGCGAGAAGAATGTATTTGATTTTGATGATATGTTGCTTGGCTGCTATGAGCTGTTAATGGAAAATCCAGCTCTGCTCGCGAAATATCAGGAAAGGTTTCAATATTTCTTGATTGATGAATTTCAGGATATTAACAAGGTACAATATGAAACAATGAAACTACTGGCTAAAAGTGGAAATATCTGTGCTGTTGGGGATGATGACCAGTCCATTTATGCGTTTCGAGGGAGTAGTCCTGATTATATCTTGAACTTTCATCGGGATTTCCCTTCCACAAAAGTCGTCACTCTTTCAGAGAACTACCGATCTACGCATACAATCGTTGCTTCGGCCAATCAAGTTATTGAAAAAAACAAGAACCGCAGAGTGAAAAAAATGATCGCTCAGCGAGACAATAAACAGTTTCCGATTTTATTTTACCCTTATGATGAGGAAGAGGAAGCTACGATTATCGTACAGGATATGAAGGAACAAATTGAACAAGGGGCCACTCCAAGTGATTTCGCTATCCTATATCGGACCCATAGTGCTGCACGTGCAATTTTCGAGAGACTTTCACAATCCGGCCTTCCGTTCAAGCTTGATCAAGATTACGAAAGCTTTTATAAAAGAAGGATCGTGAAAGGTATTCTCGGTTTCTTGCGACTAAGTCGCGACGCCAATGATGTCCAGGCCTTATCAGATATACTGCCAGCTCTTTTCCTTAAGCAATCCAACCTCCAGGATGCAAAAGCCATCAGTATTTTGGAAGATTGCAGTTTAGTAAAAGCATTGAGCAAGTTGACCAACGCCCAGCCGTTTCAAGTGAAAAAAATCAAGCGGATCATCCCATTGTTTAAAACACTTGCCAACGTCTCTCCTTCTGTTGCTCTGGAGATGATAGAAAAAGACATGGGCTTTGATGATTACATTAAAAAACGCGGCAACGAAGGGAATTCCCTCGAAAAAGGATCCGATGATATTCGCGACTTGAAGGTGGTTGCCCGCAAGTTCAAGAGCATCTCTGATTTTCTCGACCATGTGGAAGATATGATTGCAAAGACAGATGAGATGAAGAGACTCAGCAAGCAGTATTCCAATGCTATCCACCTCTCCACCATCCATCGCTCCAAGGGACTGGAGTACACCCATGTCTATGTTCTCAGCGCCGTCGATGGCAGCCTTCCACACGACTTTGCCTTAGAATCCTACCGGAATGGCGAGCTCGGGGCACTGGAAGAAGAACGAAGACTATTGTATGTGGCAATGACAAGAGCAAAAGAAACATTGCTACTTTCCGTACCGATGAATCGTCGAGGAAAAAAGGCCTACATGACTAGATTTATAAAAGATATTCTCTAA
- a CDS encoding MBL fold metallo-hydrolase, which yields MEFHPITDNVYYFQGSVNIGYVKFSDTEGMLIDAGLEEQAMKKVLKILKAEELPITHLFITHAHADHYGGAEYLQRQQKVFTMAPKFEAAILQEPMLEPLYLFHGVNPIQEWRNKFLEGKPVKVDVILEEAGEVRVGESRFQTVDLPGHSYHQFGVIVEDILFAADAYFGVEILHKHGIPYTVDAKQTMESLEKIKKLPCAGAVPGHGSYEKNHLSTIEENLQVHDQIENLLYSLVDQEEDGISIEQLVTRACTEKEITIRNVPSFMLFRTAVTAYLTKLIQEGRVEILVRNNQLVVASSSE from the coding sequence GTGGAGTTTCATCCGATAACAGATAACGTTTATTATTTTCAAGGGTCCGTCAATATTGGGTATGTAAAATTTTCCGATACGGAAGGAATGCTCATTGATGCCGGACTTGAAGAACAGGCGATGAAAAAAGTGTTAAAAATTTTAAAAGCTGAGGAACTGCCAATAACGCATCTATTCATTACGCATGCACATGCCGATCATTATGGCGGAGCGGAATATTTGCAAAGGCAACAAAAGGTCTTTACCATGGCACCTAAATTTGAAGCTGCCATCCTGCAAGAACCAATGCTCGAGCCATTGTACTTGTTTCACGGTGTGAATCCCATTCAGGAATGGAGGAACAAGTTTTTGGAGGGGAAACCGGTTAAGGTGGATGTTATTCTCGAAGAAGCAGGTGAGGTGAGAGTGGGGGAGTCCCGCTTTCAAACAGTCGATTTGCCTGGACATAGTTACCATCAATTCGGCGTGATCGTCGAGGATATTCTTTTTGCCGCTGACGCCTATTTTGGTGTGGAAATCCTACATAAACATGGCATTCCTTATACTGTTGATGCAAAACAGACAATGGAAAGCCTTGAAAAAATAAAAAAACTCCCGTGTGCAGGAGCGGTGCCTGGACATGGAAGCTATGAAAAAAATCATCTTTCTACCATTGAGGAAAATTTACAAGTTCACGACCAAATTGAAAATTTACTATATTCACTGGTGGATCAAGAGGAAGACGGAATTTCCATTGAACAGTTAGTTACAAGAGCTTGTACGGAAAAAGAAATCACTATTCGCAATGTGCCGTCATTTATGTTGTTCCGAACGGCCGTGACAGCATATTTGACTAAATTGATTCAAGAAGGTCGTGTGGAGATTTTAGTCCGCAACAATCAATTGGTCGTGGCATCCTCTTCTGAATAA
- a CDS encoding DUF421 domain-containing protein, translated as MMDYGRIAVELVIGFFSLFLITQLLGKTQITQITPFDFISALVLGELVGNALYDNDIGVVKIIFALGMWGLLVFLLETITQKVRKTRGLLEGRPSIVIHKGIINKKELKKSKLDIDQLRHLLRSKGAFSIQEVEYAILETDGTVSVLKKHPYAQPLNEDLNIPFKAVTLPIPVISDGEVLKDNLDEFNLSEQWLLNEIKKIGYHTPQDIVFAEWEEGKPIYVMPYSEEDATTN; from the coding sequence ATGATGGACTACGGTCGTATTGCAGTAGAATTGGTAATTGGTTTCTTTTCACTATTTCTCATTACCCAGTTACTCGGGAAAACACAAATCACTCAAATAACACCGTTCGATTTTATCTCCGCACTTGTATTAGGGGAACTTGTAGGAAATGCGTTGTATGATAATGATATTGGAGTGGTTAAAATTATCTTCGCACTAGGTATGTGGGGGCTGTTGGTCTTTTTACTTGAAACGATCACACAGAAAGTGCGCAAAACAAGAGGATTATTAGAAGGCAGACCGTCTATCGTCATACATAAAGGCATCATTAATAAAAAGGAATTGAAGAAGTCCAAACTAGATATTGACCAGCTGCGACACCTTCTTCGTTCAAAAGGGGCTTTCTCCATTCAAGAAGTCGAATATGCCATCCTTGAAACGGATGGGACAGTTAGTGTTTTAAAGAAGCACCCATATGCTCAACCTCTAAACGAAGATCTCAACATTCCTTTTAAAGCGGTCACCCTTCCTATTCCGGTTATTTCTGATGGAGAAGTTTTAAAGGACAATTTAGATGAATTCAACCTGTCTGAGCAATGGCTGTTAAACGAAATAAAAAAAATCGGCTACCATACCCCACAAGACATCGTGTTTGCCGAATGGGAAGAAGGAAAGCCAATCTATGTAATGCCTTATTCAGAAGAGGATGCCACGACCAATTGA
- a CDS encoding GNAT family N-acetyltransferase — protein MHVQVVDTEKELQDAYSVRKTVFVEEQNVPLEEEIDQYEEDSTHFVLYDDDQAVGAGRFRIVEGIGKVERICVLPSHRTSKGAGRLIMNTIEEYAKTKEMHVLKLNAQTHAEPFYAKLGYETVSDIFMDAGIPHVTMTKNI, from the coding sequence TTGCATGTACAAGTTGTAGATACAGAGAAAGAACTGCAGGATGCCTATTCTGTAAGGAAAACGGTATTTGTGGAAGAGCAAAATGTGCCTCTTGAAGAAGAGATTGACCAATACGAAGAAGACTCTACACATTTTGTTTTGTATGATGATGATCAAGCAGTTGGTGCCGGGCGTTTTCGCATTGTTGAGGGCATCGGCAAAGTGGAGCGAATTTGTGTCCTTCCTTCCCATCGTACATCCAAAGGTGCCGGACGTCTTATCATGAATACCATTGAAGAATATGCAAAAACAAAAGAGATGCATGTATTAAAGCTTAATGCGCAAACACATGCTGAACCTTTTTATGCGAAACTTGGATACGAAACGGTTTCCGACATATTTATGGATGCCGGAATCCCCCATGTGACCATGACGAAAAACATCTAA
- a CDS encoding YjcG family protein: MKYGIAIFPTKKLQDLANSFRKRYDAHYALIPPHVTLKTAFEIDENDMKSVTDELAAIAKDTTPIPLNIYKVSSFAPVNNVIYLKVDPTDELLSLHEKLHSGNGYFQDNREFSYVPHITIGQNLSDDEHSDVLGQLKMTNIEHEEMVDRFHLLYQLEDGMWTVYETFRFGKDC, from the coding sequence ATGAAATATGGAATAGCTATTTTTCCGACCAAAAAATTACAAGATCTCGCAAATTCATTTCGAAAACGTTATGATGCTCACTACGCACTGATTCCGCCGCACGTGACATTAAAAACAGCATTCGAAATTGATGAAAATGATATGAAATCAGTGACCGATGAGCTTGCAGCTATCGCAAAAGATACTACACCAATCCCTTTGAACATCTATAAAGTGAGCTCTTTTGCTCCGGTAAACAATGTCATTTATCTTAAAGTCGATCCAACAGACGAACTTTTATCACTACATGAAAAGCTACATTCCGGCAACGGATATTTTCAAGATAACCGTGAATTTTCCTATGTGCCTCATATAACAATCGGGCAAAACTTATCAGACGATGAACACTCAGATGTTTTAGGTCAATTAAAAATGACCAATATTGAACATGAAGAGATGGTTGACCGCTTCCACCTTCTTTATCAATTAGAAGATGGCATGTGGACGGTTTATGAAACATTCCGCTTTGGAAAGGATTGCTGA
- a CDS encoding alpha/beta hydrolase, with protein MSKNVGRIEEFTLYSNELNEEMTLMVYTPANYSPLYKYNILIAQDGKDYFTLGRIGSTTDKLLAANEMQNTIIVGIPYKNVKDRWEKYHPDGSKNSAYIRFLAHELTPYIDEKYPSYQMGMGRALIGDSLAATVSLMTALSYPHTFGKVIMQSPYVDEKVMNKVEEFSQPSFLSLYHVIGTKETEVPTTNGEKKNFIKPNRALHTLMKEKGFSVYYEEFEGTHTWTYWQPDLKQALPKMLS; from the coding sequence ATGAGTAAAAACGTTGGGCGTATTGAAGAATTCACGCTATACAGCAACGAACTTAATGAAGAAATGACTCTAATGGTATATACACCAGCTAACTATTCACCACTCTATAAATACAACATTCTTATAGCACAGGATGGTAAAGACTATTTCACACTCGGTCGCATCGGAAGCACCACCGACAAACTGCTTGCCGCAAACGAAATGCAAAATACGATCATTGTAGGCATCCCTTACAAAAACGTAAAAGATCGTTGGGAGAAGTACCATCCAGACGGAAGCAAGAACAGTGCATATATCCGCTTTCTTGCACATGAATTGACACCATATATCGATGAAAAATATCCATCCTATCAAATGGGAATGGGACGAGCTTTAATTGGGGATTCCCTAGCAGCAACTGTGTCACTGATGACCGCTCTGTCATACCCACATACATTTGGCAAAGTCATCATGCAATCACCATATGTGGATGAAAAGGTCATGAATAAAGTGGAAGAATTCAGTCAACCATCCTTCCTCTCCCTCTACCATGTAATCGGTACAAAGGAAACGGAAGTTCCGACTACAAATGGAGAGAAGAAGAATTTTATCAAACCAAACCGGGCACTTCATACATTAATGAAAGAAAAAGGATTCTCCGTTTATTACGAAGAATTCGAAGGCACACACACTTGGACCTACTGGCAACCAGACCTAAAACAAGCCTTACCAAAAATGCTATCGTAA
- a CDS encoding ABC transporter ATP-binding protein, which produces MFLQISDITKVYTQQNVENKVLSSINVDIQEGEFVSILGPSGCGKSTLLSMVAGLLKPTEGEIRLKGSVITKPGKDRGMVFQQAALFPWMTVEENVLFAIRDMKDKEEREKRALHYLKMVQLGSNLKQYPHELSGGMQQRVSIARALAMDPTVLLMDEPFGALDEQTRLRLQQELETIWLQTKKTVLFVTHSIHESIKLSDRILVMGTRPGTIIADIKVDAARPRLRTNEEVALLESQISAMLEKEIDKVVEEELRR; this is translated from the coding sequence TTGTTTTTACAGATATCAGATATTACGAAAGTTTATACACAACAAAATGTTGAGAATAAAGTGCTTTCATCTATAAATGTTGACATACAAGAGGGTGAATTTGTTTCCATCCTTGGGCCATCTGGCTGCGGGAAATCCACCTTGCTTTCTATGGTGGCTGGATTGCTTAAACCGACAGAAGGAGAAATCCGACTGAAGGGATCGGTAATTACAAAGCCAGGGAAAGATAGAGGAATGGTGTTTCAGCAGGCTGCCTTGTTTCCGTGGATGACCGTGGAAGAAAATGTTCTATTTGCGATCCGAGATATGAAAGACAAGGAAGAAAGAGAGAAGAGGGCTCTTCATTACTTAAAAATGGTGCAGCTTGGTAGTAACCTTAAACAATATCCGCATGAATTATCAGGTGGAATGCAGCAAAGAGTGTCTATTGCACGAGCCCTAGCCATGGATCCGACTGTTCTATTAATGGATGAACCGTTCGGCGCACTAGATGAACAAACGCGATTGCGTCTTCAACAGGAACTAGAAACGATTTGGTTGCAGACGAAGAAGACCGTTTTGTTTGTCACACATAGCATTCATGAATCAATTAAACTCTCAGATCGGATCCTTGTGATGGGAACAAGACCTGGAACTATTATTGCAGACATCAAAGTAGATGCGGCTCGCCCGCGTTTACGGACAAATGAAGAGGTTGCCCTTTTGGAATCTCAAATCAGTGCAATGTTGGAAAAAGAGATTGATAAGGTTGTAGAGGAGGAGTTGAGACGATGA
- a CDS encoding ABC transporter permease: MKAGVKRLIFFASLFIIWEVVVLLIGWSPAVMPKPSNVAVALYQGFMDKTLLYDLGASFKRLGVGLFLALIIGTLLGIWLAKSKTADETVGTLVLALQSVPSIVWLPLAIIWFGFNETAIIFIVTLGGTLVMTINMRMGIKSVPPLYIKAASTMGASGVEMFWKIILPASVPYAVTGARLAWAFAWRALMAAELLSMGPGLGYTLKYAADFGQMSLVFGVIIIICVIGSVVDLVIFQRFEKNVIKRWGLDS, from the coding sequence ATGAAAGCTGGAGTAAAACGCCTCATATTCTTTGCCTCCTTATTTATCATTTGGGAAGTGGTGGTGCTGTTAATCGGTTGGTCACCTGCCGTGATGCCAAAACCATCCAATGTGGCAGTGGCCCTTTATCAAGGCTTTATGGATAAAACATTACTTTATGATTTAGGGGCGAGTTTCAAGCGCCTCGGTGTGGGACTGTTTTTGGCTCTAATTATCGGAACCTTGCTTGGAATTTGGCTTGCTAAGTCAAAAACAGCAGATGAAACAGTAGGGACGCTTGTCCTTGCACTGCAAAGTGTGCCAAGTATTGTTTGGTTGCCGCTTGCGATTATCTGGTTTGGATTTAATGAAACGGCCATCATTTTTATCGTTACTTTAGGTGGAACACTCGTTATGACCATTAATATGAGGATGGGAATCAAAAGCGTCCCGCCTTTATATATAAAAGCTGCTTCCACGATGGGAGCTAGTGGTGTTGAAATGTTTTGGAAAATAATTTTGCCTGCATCCGTTCCATATGCGGTGACAGGTGCAAGGCTTGCATGGGCGTTTGCTTGGCGAGCGCTGATGGCGGCTGAATTACTTAGTATGGGACCTGGGTTGGGGTACACGTTGAAATATGCAGCTGATTTCGGACAGATGAGTCTGGTGTTCGGCGTCATTATCATCATTTGTGTGATCGGTTCAGTGGTAGATCTAGTTATCTTCCAGCGCTTCGAGAAAAATGTTATCAAACGCTGGGGCTTGGATTCATAA
- a CDS encoding aliphatic sulfonate ABC transporter substrate-binding protein, with translation MKKGWLIISALFLLAMGVLTGCGSSTSGSNGKEKVVIGYFPNIDHVPAMVAREKALYEKALGDQYEVEYKTFPDGGAFMTALKTGDIQGGLVGPGPAMNNYVSGADVKVVAGASSGGTVIIASKESGITSVEGLDGATFITPGVGCTHDVQMETFLQDYGLSSARIGGSMKHVTGNPAQYAGMFESESVDAAAVPEPWASLLSIEHGANILVDSNEISFGTTLPNTIFVTSGKLIDENKDLVQKLVDAHQESVDFISENPEESKDIAINSIKELTNQELSKEVIDSAWERIRFTHEVDAEVVQEFANSSFELKFLKEKPDFKNFIDSQFVN, from the coding sequence ATGAAAAAAGGTTGGTTGATTATCAGCGCATTATTTTTATTAGCAATGGGGGTCCTTACTGGCTGCGGTTCAAGCACAAGTGGATCAAACGGCAAAGAGAAAGTTGTTATTGGATATTTTCCTAATATCGATCATGTGCCAGCGATGGTTGCTCGTGAGAAAGCATTATATGAAAAAGCCCTTGGGGATCAATATGAGGTGGAATACAAGACATTCCCTGATGGTGGAGCGTTTATGACAGCATTGAAAACAGGAGACATCCAAGGCGGCTTAGTTGGACCTGGTCCGGCTATGAACAACTATGTAAGCGGAGCGGATGTGAAAGTGGTAGCCGGAGCATCTTCTGGAGGAACGGTAATCATAGCAAGTAAAGAAAGTGGAATTACATCTGTGGAAGGGCTTGATGGTGCCACATTTATCACGCCTGGAGTTGGTTGTACGCATGACGTTCAGATGGAAACATTTTTACAAGATTACGGCCTTTCTTCAGCTCGTATTGGCGGAAGCATGAAACATGTAACTGGAAATCCTGCACAATATGCAGGAATGTTTGAATCTGAAAGTGTAGATGCAGCAGCAGTTCCAGAGCCGTGGGCTTCCTTGTTATCCATCGAGCACGGTGCTAACATTCTTGTTGACAGTAATGAGATCTCCTTTGGAACTACTCTACCTAACACCATCTTTGTTACAAGCGGTAAGTTGATTGATGAAAATAAAGATCTGGTACAAAAATTAGTAGATGCACATCAAGAGTCAGTGGACTTCATTTCTGAAAATCCAGAAGAATCAAAAGATATTGCCATCAATTCTATTAAAGAACTGACAAACCAAGAACTATCAAAAGAAGTTATTGATTCTGCGTGGGAAAGAATTCGCTTCACTCATGAAGTAGATGCAGAAGTGGTCCAGGAATTTGCAAACTCGTCCTTTGAACTTAAATTCTTGAAGGAAAAGCCTGACTTCAAAAATTTCATTGATTCACAATTTGTTAACTAG
- a CDS encoding SCO family protein, giving the protein MKRLWPILSFVILLALAGCGSSEVNLDEEFSMKLEVGELDGVNQDKQSFTSSKHEGEFWLANFIFTNCDTVCPPMTANMARMQREMKETGVEVPIVSFSIDPEKDTPEALKEYGDLYKADYQSWDFVTGYNQETIERFANVSFMVPASKEEGSDQYMHSTSIFLVDKEGYVRESYSGLDVPLEEIMEDLEKVTD; this is encoded by the coding sequence TTGAAAAGACTTTGGCCGATATTGTCATTTGTAATCTTACTTGCTCTGGCTGGTTGCGGAAGCAGTGAAGTTAATTTAGATGAAGAATTTTCAATGAAACTTGAGGTTGGAGAGCTTGATGGAGTAAATCAAGATAAGCAGAGCTTCACTAGTTCTAAACATGAAGGGGAATTTTGGTTAGCTAATTTTATTTTCACTAACTGTGATACAGTTTGTCCTCCAATGACGGCCAATATGGCAAGGATGCAGCGGGAAATGAAAGAAACAGGCGTGGAAGTGCCAATTGTTTCTTTTAGCATCGATCCTGAGAAGGATACTCCGGAAGCTTTAAAGGAATATGGTGATTTGTATAAAGCGGATTATCAGTCATGGGATTTTGTTACAGGCTATAATCAGGAAACGATAGAGCGGTTTGCAAATGTATCATTTATGGTGCCGGCTTCCAAAGAAGAAGGTTCAGATCAATATATGCACAGTACGAGTATCTTCTTAGTGGATAAAGAAGGATATGTACGGGAGTCCTATAGCGGTTTGGATGTGCCTTTAGAAGAAATCATGGAAGACTTAGAAAAAGTAACAGATTAA
- a CDS encoding GNAT family N-acetyltransferase has translation MEITKTNNLSKKEYEEVVNLLKKCEFHDGYEISASINLSMIKKGDTTHLGLILAREKNELIGFLGLFSFIDPKKIELAGMIHPEYRNQGKFSSLLESAKEMTRERDADEVLFVCPSKSDAAIHLALKMEATYVYSEFTMEYNEKFHKKYDCLQNMSIKTADLSEAGIIMKLLSDGFDVAPTDENVKSLIERNASNPGYELFLVHVDKTPIATITVSDEEESVYLSAFTINPDHRGKGYGRAILEKIVSDLKVRYPKKAIRLDVDVRNEGAIKLYEKAGFRVIDGYDYYLAK, from the coding sequence ATGGAAATAACAAAAACAAACAACCTCTCTAAAAAAGAATATGAAGAAGTGGTTAATCTTTTGAAGAAATGCGAGTTTCATGATGGCTACGAAATAAGTGCCAGTATTAATTTATCCATGATTAAAAAAGGGGACACCACTCATCTTGGTTTAATTTTAGCGCGGGAGAAAAATGAATTAATAGGTTTTTTAGGTTTGTTTTCTTTTATAGATCCGAAAAAGATAGAACTTGCCGGGATGATCCATCCAGAATACCGAAATCAAGGGAAGTTTAGTAGCTTGCTTGAAAGTGCAAAGGAAATGACAAGGGAGCGTGATGCAGACGAGGTGCTTTTTGTTTGTCCCTCAAAGTCTGACGCTGCCATTCATCTCGCATTAAAAATGGAAGCGACCTACGTGTATTCTGAGTTCACCATGGAGTACAATGAGAAATTTCACAAAAAGTATGATTGTCTGCAAAACATGTCCATTAAAACAGCAGATCTATCTGAAGCTGGAATTATAATGAAGCTTTTATCGGACGGATTCGATGTTGCGCCAACTGATGAAAATGTGAAGAGTCTAATTGAACGTAATGCTTCAAATCCGGGATACGAGCTGTTTCTTGTGCATGTAGATAAAACTCCGATCGCTACAATAACAGTAAGTGATGAGGAGGAATCAGTGTATTTAAGCGCATTTACGATAAATCCAGACCATAGGGGCAAAGGATACGGTCGTGCAATATTAGAGAAAATAGTATCAGACCTTAAAGTTAGATATCCTAAAAAAGCAATAAGGTTGGATGTGGACGTAAGAAATGAAGGAGCAATAAAGCTCTATGAGAAAGCTGGATTCAGGGTGATAGACGGGTATGATTATTATCTTGCCAAGTAA